A stretch of the Butyricicoccus intestinisimiae genome encodes the following:
- the secE gene encoding preprotein translocase subunit SecE produces the protein MAKKDQNTSEKKNSGKEKKPGFFSRIGKWFHDLKSECKKIVWPTRKQTANNTLIVIATILVIGVFIWILDAIFNLGITTLISVAA, from the coding sequence ATGGCTAAAAAAGACCAGAACACTTCTGAAAAGAAGAACTCCGGTAAGGAGAAGAAGCCGGGCTTCTTTTCCAGAATTGGCAAGTGGTTCCATGATCTGAAGAGCGAATGCAAGAAGATCGTGTGGCCGACTCGTAAGCAGACTGCGAACAATACGCTCATCGTTATAGCTACCATTTTGGTCATCGGTGTGTTTATCTGGATTCTGGATGCAATCTTTAATCTTGGAATCACAACGCTGATCTCTGTGGCTGCGTAA
- the nusG gene encoding transcription termination/antitermination protein NusG: MSETPKWYVVHTYSGYENKVASSIMKAVENRKMHDLITEVTIPVETVREVKDGKTREVERKLFPGYVLVKMIVTDESWYLVRNTRGCTGFVSPNSNKPQPLTDEEARKWGAVSREVEEVQIGYKVGDSVRVCGGPFIDFVGVVDEIEAGQNRVRITIPVFGRETPVELELNQVKAVDEE; the protein is encoded by the coding sequence ATGTCTGAGACACCAAAATGGTATGTCGTTCATACCTACTCCGGCTACGAGAATAAAGTAGCCTCATCTATTATGAAGGCGGTTGAAAACCGCAAAATGCATGACCTGATTACCGAAGTAACCATTCCGGTCGAGACCGTCCGCGAAGTAAAGGACGGCAAGACCCGCGAGGTGGAGCGCAAGCTGTTCCCGGGTTACGTGCTGGTAAAGATGATCGTGACCGACGAGAGCTGGTATCTCGTGCGCAACACGCGCGGCTGCACCGGCTTCGTGAGCCCGAACTCCAACAAGCCGCAGCCTCTGACTGACGAGGAAGCGCGCAAGTGGGGCGCAGTGTCCCGCGAGGTGGAAGAGGTTCAGATCGGTTACAAGGTCGGCGACTCGGTACGCGTCTGCGGCGGTCCGTTTATCGACTTTGTCGGCGTTGTCGATGAAATCGAAGCAGGACAGAACAGGGTTCGCATTACCATCCCCGTGTTCGGACGTGAGACCCCGGTTGAGCTGGAACTCAATCAGGTCAAAGCCGTTGATGAGGAGTAA
- a CDS encoding CHC2 zinc finger domain-containing protein encodes MFSDIRARVPLEQAARDYGVRFGRGGMVHCPFHGADRHPSMKLYPNGFQCFTCGEHGDVIDLVAKLLGLPPVDAAKELNNRYGLGLTIGRAATPQERRKQRQAAEQRRKKQALTQALDAWETRAWVTLSSYYRILSSWREQYAPQTPDDLTKLDPRFLEAVHKQDYIGCCLDQLNGDRAQKTAFFQTHRNEVNAIEQRMQRL; translated from the coding sequence ATTTTCTCAGACATTCGCGCCCGTGTGCCGCTGGAACAGGCGGCGCGGGATTACGGCGTTCGATTCGGGCGCGGCGGCATGGTGCACTGTCCGTTTCATGGCGCAGACCGGCATCCATCCATGAAATTATACCCCAACGGCTTCCAATGCTTCACGTGCGGCGAGCACGGGGATGTAATCGACCTTGTCGCTAAGCTGTTGGGTCTCCCGCCCGTAGACGCAGCCAAAGAGCTGAACAACCGGTACGGCTTGGGCTTGACCATTGGGCGCGCAGCGACCCCACAGGAGCGCAGGAAACAGCGGCAGGCAGCCGAACAGCGGCGCAAGAAGCAAGCCCTCACACAGGCACTGGACGCTTGGGAAACGCGGGCATGGGTGACGCTGAGTTCCTATTACAGAATCTTGTCCAGCTGGCGGGAGCAATACGCCCCGCAAACACCGGACGACCTGACAAAACTTGACCCGCGGTTTTTGGAAGCCGTGCACAAGCAAGACTATATCGGCTGCTGTCTCGACCAATTGAACGGAGACAGGGCACAAAAGACCGCGTTTTTTCAGACACATAGAAATGAGGTGAACGCTATTGAACAACGAATGCAGCGACTTTGA
- a CDS encoding type II toxin-antitoxin system RelE family toxin translates to MLRAISKLPEGDVKQLQGNDGLFRLRVGTYRVIYTIDNNRLVITVIDAGNRGQVYQNY, encoded by the coding sequence TTGTTACGGGCAATCAGCAAACTTCCCGAAGGGGATGTGAAGCAGCTGCAAGGCAATGACGGGTTGTTCCGGCTTCGTGTGGGAACGTATCGCGTTATTTACACCATTGACAATAATCGGCTTGTCATCACGGTTATTGACGCAGGAAATCGCGGACAAGTGTATCAAAACTATTAA
- the rpmG gene encoding 50S ribosomal protein L33, producing the protein MRVKVTLACTDCKQRNYDKMKNKKNNPERLEMKKYCPFCRKHTLHRETK; encoded by the coding sequence ATGCGCGTTAAGGTAACCCTGGCTTGCACCGATTGCAAGCAGAGAAACTACGACAAGATGAAGAACAAGAAGAACAACCCGGAGCGTCTTGAGATGAAGAAGTACTGCCCGTTCTGCCGGAAGCACACACTCCATCGTGAGACCAAGTAA
- the rplA gene encoding 50S ribosomal protein L1, producing the protein MRKGKKYIESTKIVDRSKLYDTDEAFDTVVKTAKAKFDETVEVHVKLGVDSRHADQQVRGAIVLPNGTGKNVRVLVFAKGDKAQAALDAGAEFVGAEDLVQRIQKENFFDYDVVIASPDMMGLVGRLGRVLGPKGLMPNPKAGTVTMDVAKAVNEAKAGKIEYRLDKTNIIHCPIGKASFGAEKLAENFKTLMGAILKARPAAAKGQYVRSCVVASTMGPGIKINAAKLSND; encoded by the coding sequence GTGCGCAAAGGTAAGAAGTATATTGAGAGCACTAAGATCGTAGATCGCAGCAAGCTCTATGACACTGATGAGGCTTTTGACACTGTCGTAAAGACTGCAAAGGCAAAGTTCGACGAAACCGTCGAAGTTCACGTAAAGCTGGGCGTTGACTCCCGTCATGCTGACCAGCAGGTTCGCGGCGCTATCGTACTGCCGAACGGCACCGGTAAGAATGTTCGCGTACTTGTTTTCGCTAAGGGCGATAAGGCACAGGCAGCTCTCGACGCTGGCGCAGAATTCGTAGGCGCTGAGGATCTGGTTCAGCGCATCCAGAAGGAAAACTTCTTCGACTACGACGTAGTTATCGCTAGCCCGGACATGATGGGTCTGGTAGGCCGTCTGGGTCGTGTACTCGGCCCGAAGGGCTTGATGCCGAACCCGAAGGCTGGCACCGTAACCATGGACGTTGCTAAGGCTGTAAACGAAGCGAAGGCTGGTAAGATCGAGTACCGTCTGGACAAGACCAACATCATCCACTGCCCGATCGGCAAGGCATCCTTCGGTGCTGAGAAGCTGGCAGAGAACTTCAAGACGCTGATGGGCGCTATCCTGAAGGCTCGTCCGGCAGCAGCAAAGGGTCAGTACGTTCGCTCCTGTGTAGTTGCATCTACCATGGGCCCTGGCATCAAGATCAACGCTGCTAAGCTGAGCAACGACTAA
- a CDS encoding virulence-associated E family protein, translating into MNNECSDFDITEALTEEEQAELLAQAPEQEPVCPYPDFTMDKNGKPRLQATYSNFEALCRMQGIPVQRDIVRRVYLLPPDIQERFSMDGAVDAFCVELQDRCTREGIRTNDKQVQKWIKTLADAHRVNPVRQYLQQQSKRHHVLPEQRGETVVDVFSCLQFGNDVTEAQREQYCHLFSKWLVQCVAMAHNEHGRYGADFVLVLQSKQQGAGKTSFFRQLCSPKQLQPYFLEGCSMDPSNKDDVLQNTSCWICELGELEGTTRKKDVDRLKAFLTNKSDRVRAPYSAAACDYPRLTCYAGTVNEPDFLREAGRRFVVLPIVDVDLSRLKQLDINRLWAEVYDAYRENPNDFRLTQQELQNVITDSEQFRSVFTEEQIVRDLLDWDSDPDTWQERTPSEIALMLEIKNTSAIGKALRNMGYEKTRDSSIPKRYRRLDGSFRYTVPARRVIFDETYETSEANEKK; encoded by the coding sequence TTGAACAACGAATGCAGCGACTTTGACATTACCGAAGCCCTGACAGAAGAGGAACAAGCCGAACTGCTGGCGCAGGCACCGGAACAAGAACCCGTGTGCCCGTATCCAGATTTTACCATGGATAAGAACGGAAAGCCGCGCTTACAGGCTACATATTCCAACTTTGAAGCCCTATGCCGGATGCAGGGCATCCCTGTACAACGAGATATTGTCCGGCGTGTCTATCTGCTTCCGCCGGACATTCAAGAGCGGTTCAGCATGGACGGCGCAGTGGATGCATTCTGTGTGGAGCTGCAAGACCGCTGTACGCGTGAGGGCATCCGAACCAATGACAAACAGGTGCAGAAATGGATAAAAACACTGGCAGACGCACACCGCGTGAACCCAGTCCGGCAGTATCTACAGCAGCAATCCAAACGCCATCATGTCTTGCCGGAACAGCGCGGCGAAACCGTAGTGGATGTATTTTCCTGCCTGCAATTCGGGAATGATGTGACGGAAGCCCAGCGAGAGCAATATTGCCATTTGTTTTCTAAATGGCTGGTGCAGTGCGTGGCTATGGCACATAACGAGCACGGCAGATATGGCGCGGATTTCGTTCTGGTCTTGCAGAGTAAGCAGCAGGGAGCGGGCAAAACCTCGTTCTTCCGGCAGTTATGCAGCCCAAAACAGCTGCAGCCGTATTTTCTGGAAGGGTGCAGCATGGACCCATCAAATAAAGATGACGTATTGCAAAATACATCCTGTTGGATTTGCGAATTGGGCGAGCTGGAAGGAACGACCCGCAAGAAAGACGTTGACCGGCTCAAGGCATTCCTGACCAACAAATCCGACCGTGTCCGCGCACCATACAGTGCAGCAGCATGTGATTATCCGCGCCTGACCTGTTATGCTGGAACGGTCAATGAACCGGACTTTTTGCGAGAAGCGGGACGGCGGTTTGTCGTCCTGCCTATCGTAGACGTTGATCTCTCCCGCCTGAAGCAGTTGGATATAAACCGGCTCTGGGCAGAAGTCTATGACGCTTATCGGGAAAATCCGAATGATTTCCGACTCACACAACAGGAACTGCAAAACGTGATTACAGATTCTGAGCAGTTCCGCAGCGTGTTCACAGAGGAACAGATTGTCCGCGACTTGCTGGACTGGGATTCTGACCCTGATACATGGCAGGAACGCACGCCGTCAGAAATCGCGCTCATGCTGGAAATCAAGAACACATCAGCGATAGGAAAAGCCTTGCGAAACATGGGTTATGAGAAAACTCGCGACTCAAGCATACCGAAACGGTACCGGAGACTGGACGGCTCTTTCCGGTACACTGTCCCTGCACGGCGGGTCATTTTCGATGAGACATATGAAACAAGTGAGGCAAATGAGAAAAAGTGA
- a CDS encoding helix-turn-helix domain-containing protein — MSIPKLRTINGAYAALKELDPSTAVSASAIRRLVKSGQLPAIYSGNRVYINMDVLTDFLERPENYPKPEQKPETVQGIRRVAL, encoded by the coding sequence ATGAGCATTCCGAAGCTGAGAACCATTAACGGCGCATATGCCGCTCTCAAAGAGCTTGACCCAAGCACTGCCGTTTCTGCTTCTGCCATCCGGCGGCTGGTCAAATCGGGACAGCTGCCAGCCATTTATAGCGGGAATCGGGTGTATATCAATATGGATGTGCTCACGGACTTTTTGGAGCGTCCAGAAAACTATCCGAAGCCGGAACAGAAGCCGGAAACCGTGCAGGGCATCCGGCGCGTTGCGCTGTGA
- a CDS encoding helix-turn-helix domain-containing protein codes for MAENRVNPQNFYVVQGWMVSGLGLKGNELAVYAIIYGFSQAEQQYYTGSAQYLADWIKSTKKTALAALKSLVEKGCIEKRERLENGVKFCDYRCKNYTTLEKNLHHPREKITPPLGKKLHHPSVKISPHNIADKIEDNIADTDTEKAPVLSAAKHLGYIFCEVFGAESISKRLLTSMDETLQAGVTEKRIESMIRSAKNKHPREPESYIAAGLKKLRETAPQEQPVSFKPEEKPLEPWEQDWLREFQSMQKQQTS; via the coding sequence ATGGCTGAAAACCGCGTGAATCCGCAAAACTTCTATGTGGTGCAGGGCTGGATGGTCTCGGGGCTGGGCTTGAAGGGAAACGAACTCGCCGTATACGCCATTATTTACGGCTTTTCCCAAGCAGAACAGCAATATTACACAGGTTCAGCACAGTATCTTGCAGACTGGATAAAGAGCACAAAGAAAACCGCACTGGCAGCTCTTAAGTCTCTTGTAGAAAAGGGATGCATCGAAAAACGGGAACGCTTGGAGAATGGCGTGAAATTTTGTGACTACCGGTGTAAAAATTACACCACCCTAGAGAAAAATTTACACCACCCTAGGGAAAAAATTACACCGCCCCTAGGGAAAAAATTACACCACCCCAGTGTAAAAATTTCACCCCATAATATAGCAGATAAGATAGAAGATAATATAGCTGATACAGATACAGAAAAAGCCCCTGTTCTGTCTGCTGCCAAGCATCTTGGCTATATCTTCTGTGAAGTCTTTGGTGCAGAGAGCATAAGCAAGCGGCTGTTAACCAGCATGGACGAGACCTTGCAGGCGGGCGTAACAGAGAAGCGGATAGAATCCATGATACGCAGTGCCAAGAACAAGCATCCGCGAGAGCCGGAATCTTACATAGCTGCCGGACTCAAGAAGCTGCGAGAGACAGCACCACAAGAACAGCCTGTCAGCTTCAAGCCGGAAGAGAAGCCGCTTGAGCCTTGGGAACAAGATTGGCTCAGGGAATTTCAATCCATGCAGAAGCAGCAAACCAGTTGA
- a CDS encoding tyrosine-type recombinase/integrase, translated as MRKRGKSYLLKAYEGYTADGKQIVHTRTWNPPAGMSPTKARKEAMKAAVLFEQQIQTGLVLSSSVKFEEFAQRFFLDYGNTNLRPRTLHGYKQLMPRINAAIGHIRIDKLKPAHLTAFYKQLAAAGVRADGKAVPCADIRQLAKAAGFTQKHLAACSGLGVGTLREAYNGRAIAQESAERLSKALDIPVNQLFTCPQSTKALSPTTIRKYHSVISSILTKAVKWQVIVSNPAERAELPKPEPKEAVYLDEVQTAHLLQLMEQETEVHRVMVSLLIFTGMRRAELCGLEWSDIDFEHALIHIRRTSQYIPKQGIIEDLTKNTSSQRAVAVSASVLSTLRIYKAHQAEQRLKLGTAWNPAWAEHPRLFTQADGLPINPDSVTKWFHSFIARSDLPPIHIHSLRHTNATLQIAGGVPLTTVADRLGHATPATTTKVYSHAIQSANAAAADTLERMLHAKQA; from the coding sequence GTGAGAAAGCGCGGCAAATCGTATCTATTAAAGGCATATGAGGGATATACTGCGGACGGGAAACAAATCGTTCACACCAGAACATGGAACCCGCCCGCCGGAATGTCACCCACCAAAGCCCGCAAAGAAGCCATGAAAGCCGCTGTTTTGTTTGAACAGCAAATACAAACCGGACTTGTGCTCTCCTCTTCGGTCAAATTTGAAGAATTTGCCCAGCGTTTTTTTCTCGACTACGGCAATACCAATCTGAGACCGCGCACGCTGCATGGATACAAGCAGCTGATGCCGCGCATCAATGCCGCAATCGGTCACATTCGCATAGACAAGCTCAAGCCCGCCCACTTAACCGCTTTCTATAAGCAGCTGGCAGCGGCAGGCGTGCGGGCAGATGGTAAAGCTGTTCCGTGTGCAGATATTCGCCAGCTTGCCAAAGCCGCCGGATTCACACAAAAGCATTTGGCTGCGTGTTCCGGTCTTGGTGTCGGCACGCTGCGAGAAGCCTATAACGGGCGGGCGATTGCCCAAGAAAGCGCGGAACGGCTGAGCAAAGCCCTTGATATACCAGTAAATCAGCTATTTACTTGTCCGCAAAGTACAAAAGCTCTCAGCCCGACAACCATTCGGAAGTATCACAGCGTGATTTCTTCTATCTTGACGAAAGCCGTCAAATGGCAAGTCATTGTCAGCAATCCGGCAGAACGAGCAGAGCTTCCTAAGCCAGAGCCAAAAGAAGCGGTTTATCTGGATGAGGTGCAAACCGCCCATCTGCTGCAGCTCATGGAGCAGGAAACCGAAGTGCACCGCGTCATGGTCTCTCTGTTGATTTTCACCGGAATGCGCCGTGCGGAATTGTGCGGTCTGGAATGGTCAGATATTGATTTTGAACATGCCTTGATTCATATTCGGAGAACCTCTCAATACATTCCCAAGCAAGGCATTATTGAGGATTTGACCAAGAATACCAGTTCTCAACGTGCTGTTGCGGTATCGGCTTCTGTCTTGTCCACATTGCGGATATACAAAGCGCATCAGGCAGAACAACGGCTCAAGCTGGGCACGGCATGGAATCCGGCATGGGCAGAGCATCCGCGCTTGTTCACGCAGGCGGACGGCTTACCCATCAATCCCGACAGTGTAACCAAATGGTTCCACAGCTTCATTGCTCGTTCCGACCTCCCGCCGATTCACATTCACAGCTTGCGGCACACAAACGCCACACTGCAAATTGCTGGCGGTGTTCCCCTAACCACAGTCGCAGACCGCTTAGGACATGCCACACCTGCCACAACAACCAAGGTATACAGCCACGCCATTCAAAGCGCAAACGCGGCAGCAGCGGACACATTGGAGCGAATGCTGCACGCCAAGCAGGCATAG
- a CDS encoding helix-turn-helix domain-containing protein, with protein sequence MDTEKVYQLLRQFIKAAGLNNKKFAELAGINPNTFQTMVNRKSVPKADVISKINRTMDELTQQAEGEKADTLLDIYGRFTKETLGTVPENVMKARFSNLGRKINLQLFAEPINELASSIHTTSKTMLRSLILDALDELNEEGQAEALKRIEELAFVPKYQKRDGE encoded by the coding sequence ATGGACACAGAGAAGGTATACCAGTTATTGCGGCAATTTATCAAAGCCGCGGGGCTGAACAATAAGAAATTCGCAGAGCTTGCAGGCATTAACCCAAACACATTTCAAACCATGGTAAACCGGAAGAGCGTCCCGAAAGCGGATGTTATCAGCAAAATAAACCGCACTATGGACGAACTCACACAGCAAGCAGAGGGTGAAAAAGCTGATACGCTGCTCGATATTTACGGAAGATTTACCAAGGAAACCCTTGGTACAGTACCAGAGAATGTTATGAAAGCTAGGTTTTCTAACCTTGGGCGAAAAATCAATCTGCAGCTGTTTGCAGAACCAATAAACGAGCTTGCGTCAAGCATTCACACGACCAGTAAAACGATGCTTCGTTCGCTCATCTTGGACGCACTGGACGAACTCAACGAAGAAGGACAGGCAGAAGCACTCAAACGCATAGAAGAACTGGCATTCGTGCCAAAATATCAAAAAAGGGACGGTGAATAG
- the rpsF gene encoding 30S ribosomal protein S6: MAKVNGKYETIFIVNPNLGEEAITAIVEKFKALIADNGTVVSVDDWGKRRMAYEINDLREGYYTLIEFESLPSFPAELDRVYKITDGVMRSIIVCKD, from the coding sequence TTGGCAAAGGTAAATGGTAAGTACGAAACAATTTTCATTGTCAACCCGAATCTTGGTGAGGAAGCAATCACCGCTATCGTGGAAAAGTTCAAGGCTCTGATCGCTGACAACGGTACTGTTGTATCTGTTGATGACTGGGGCAAGCGTAGAATGGCATATGAGATCAACGACCTGCGTGAGGGCTATTACACCCTGATCGAGTTCGAGTCTCTGCCGTCTTTCCCGGCTGAGCTGGATCGTGTTTACAAGATCACCGATGGCGTTATGCGTTCCATCATCGTTTGCAAAGACTAA
- a CDS encoding helix-turn-helix transcriptional regulator: MGMEQRIKAAAAYAGISQAELARRIEMTPSNFNQKLKRETFTEPELRVIAAALDAEFVPFSFAFKDGTKI, encoded by the coding sequence ATGGGAATGGAACAAAGAATAAAAGCCGCTGCCGCCTATGCTGGAATCAGTCAGGCAGAATTAGCCAGAAGAATAGAAATGACACCGTCAAATTTTAATCAAAAACTGAAACGAGAAACATTTACAGAGCCAGAACTTAGAGTTATTGCAGCCGCTCTTGACGCTGAATTTGTGCCGTTTTCGTTTGCTTTTAAAGACGGAACGAAGATTTAA
- a CDS encoding FUSC family protein has product MTFYQELQLNQAGSKKVIRESETTQEKWRHILIYLLKIAITVGFCFVFVTLYSLIFGAGNSIVGVVVLLHLLVFKNADLRIDAKQSAGLLALFFGIMTVAPHLANLANPFVGLLIHAAAISILILFGCHEPRMFNQSTLVLSYLLLYGYDVSGTEYLSRLAGMAVGALLVCAVFYKNHRHQTYDLRAQDILPAFTLTHMRSKWQLCQILCVPLVLFLSELFGLPRAMWAGIAAMSAILPVMDDMHARVRGRILGNIAGVLCFFVLYTYLPSAIYAYIGVIGGIGVGFSAKYGWQAVFNTFGALAIASQLYGVPAAMGLRVFQNVFGVLFALGFCLIFHWVMQRGEKTQVTAS; this is encoded by the coding sequence ATGACGTTTTATCAGGAATTACAACTCAATCAGGCGGGTTCCAAGAAGGTAATCCGCGAGAGCGAAACCACACAGGAAAAATGGCGGCATATTTTGATTTATCTGCTCAAAATCGCTATCACCGTCGGCTTTTGCTTTGTATTTGTGACGCTGTACAGTTTGATTTTCGGCGCAGGAAACAGCATTGTCGGTGTCGTTGTGTTGCTGCATCTGCTGGTATTTAAAAATGCAGATCTTCGCATAGATGCCAAGCAATCTGCCGGACTGCTTGCCTTGTTTTTCGGTATTATGACAGTCGCTCCGCATCTTGCCAATCTTGCCAATCCATTTGTCGGTCTGCTTATTCATGCCGCAGCTATTTCGATTTTGATTTTGTTCGGCTGTCATGAGCCGCGCATGTTCAATCAATCTACCTTGGTACTGAGTTATCTGCTGCTGTACGGCTATGATGTCTCCGGCACAGAATATCTCTCTCGTCTTGCCGGTATGGCAGTCGGTGCCCTGCTGGTTTGTGCTGTCTTTTATAAAAATCATCGGCATCAGACCTATGACCTGCGCGCACAGGATATTTTACCGGCATTCACGCTGACACATATGCGTTCCAAATGGCAGCTGTGTCAAATTCTGTGTGTGCCGCTGGTACTTTTTCTTTCCGAGCTGTTTGGTCTGCCGCGCGCCATGTGGGCAGGTATTGCCGCCATGTCCGCCATTCTGCCGGTGATGGATGACATGCACGCCCGTGTGCGCGGACGCATTCTCGGCAACATCGCCGGTGTGCTGTGCTTTTTTGTTCTGTACACCTATTTGCCGTCTGCGATTTACGCATACATCGGTGTCATTGGCGGCATCGGCGTCGGTTTCTCCGCAAAATACGGCTGGCAGGCAGTCTTTAACACCTTCGGTGCCCTTGCGATTGCATCCCAGTTATATGGTGTGCCCGCCGCCATGGGTCTGCGCGTCTTTCAAAACGTGTTCGGCGTGCTGTTCGCCTTGGGCTTCTGCTTGATTTTCCATTGGGTGATGCAGCGCGGGGAAAAGACGCAAGTCACCGCTTCATAA
- the ruvX gene encoding Holliday junction resolvase RuvX, with the protein MKIMGIDYGDARTGVSISDPTGFLAGSPQVISTWNTEKLLDDLTALVQKEKIEEIVMGLPKNMNATQGERAEKCKALGAELEARTGVPVIYWDERRTTIEAHAILHASGKKQKKHKKNVDAVAASLILQGYLDFKRMQK; encoded by the coding sequence ATGAAAATTATGGGTATTGATTACGGCGATGCACGCACAGGTGTCTCGATTTCTGATCCGACCGGATTTTTGGCAGGCTCCCCGCAGGTCATTTCCACTTGGAATACCGAAAAGCTGCTGGATGATTTGACAGCACTGGTTCAAAAAGAAAAAATTGAAGAAATTGTCATGGGTCTGCCGAAAAATATGAACGCCACACAGGGCGAGCGCGCGGAAAAATGCAAGGCACTTGGCGCCGAGCTGGAAGCGCGCACCGGTGTTCCTGTCATCTATTGGGACGAACGCCGCACGACCATTGAAGCCCATGCGATTTTGCACGCCTCCGGCAAAAAGCAGAAAAAGCACAAGAAAAATGTGGATGCCGTCGCAGCTTCCCTGATTTTGCAGGGCTATCTGGACTTTAAGCGCATGCAGAAGTGA
- the rplK gene encoding 50S ribosomal protein L11 translates to MAQKVVGFIKLQIPAGKATPAPPVGPALGQHGVNIMAFTKEFNERTKNDAGMIIPVVITVYADRSFSFITKTPPAAVLIKKACNIQSGSAVPNKTKVATISIDDVRKIAETKMPDLNAASVEAAMSMIAGTARSMGITVAE, encoded by the coding sequence ATGGCACAGAAAGTAGTAGGATTTATTAAGCTTCAGATTCCGGCAGGCAAGGCAACACCGGCTCCTCCGGTAGGTCCGGCACTCGGCCAGCACGGTGTCAACATTATGGCTTTCACCAAGGAATTCAACGAGCGCACCAAGAATGACGCAGGTATGATTATTCCGGTCGTTATCACGGTATACGCTGACCGTTCGTTCTCCTTCATCACCAAGACCCCTCCGGCAGCTGTCCTCATCAAGAAGGCATGCAACATCCAGAGCGGTTCTGCGGTTCCGAACAAGACCAAGGTTGCAACGATCAGCATTGACGACGTCCGCAAGATTGCAGAGACCAAGATGCCTGACCTGAATGCTGCTTCTGTAGAGGCTGCTATGAGCATGATCGCAGGCACCGCCCGTTCCATGGGCATCACTGTCGCTGAGTAA
- the rplL gene encoding 50S ribosomal protein L7/L12, giving the protein MTVNEIIDAVKELKVLELAELVKALEEEFGVSATPVAVAGAAAGAGEAAAAEKTEFDVVLTAAGDKKINVIKVVRAVTGLGLKEAKAKVDELPSTLKEGASKEDAEEIKKQLEEAGASVELK; this is encoded by the coding sequence ATGACTGTCAATGAAATTATTGATGCTGTCAAGGAACTGAAGGTTCTGGAACTGGCTGAGCTGGTTAAGGCTCTGGAAGAAGAGTTCGGCGTATCCGCTACTCCGGTTGCTGTAGCAGGTGCTGCTGCAGGCGCTGGCGAAGCTGCTGCTGCTGAAAAGACTGAGTTCGACGTTGTTCTGACCGCTGCTGGCGACAAGAAGATCAACGTAATCAAGGTTGTACGTGCCGTTACCGGCCTGGGCCTGAAGGAAGCTAAGGCTAAGGTTGACGAGCTGCCGTCTACCCTGAAGGAAGGCGCTTCTAAGGAAGACGCAGAAGAGATCAAGAAGCAGCTGGAAGAGGCTGGCGCTTCTGTAGAGCTGAAGTAA
- the rplJ gene encoding 50S ribosomal protein L10 gives MPNAKVLEQKKAQVASLVEKIKNSPAGVVVDYKGINVADDTALRKELRENGVEYAVVKNTMLKFAAQEVGFDGMFEHLHGTTALAIASEDVVAPAKILANFAKDHENFNIKTGFLDGAVVPVSKIEELAKLPSKEVLIAQTLYSFNYPIMQLAIALNAIAEKGEADQEALVSTLVGAAEEAPAEEAAE, from the coding sequence ATGCCAAACGCAAAGGTTCTGGAACAGAAGAAGGCACAGGTTGCTTCTCTGGTTGAAAAGATCAAGAATTCCCCGGCTGGTGTTGTTGTTGATTATAAGGGTATCAACGTAGCTGACGATACCGCTCTCCGTAAGGAGCTGCGTGAGAACGGCGTTGAGTACGCTGTTGTCAAGAACACCATGCTGAAGTTTGCCGCTCAGGAAGTTGGCTTCGACGGTATGTTCGAGCATCTGCATGGCACCACCGCTCTTGCAATTGCATCCGAAGACGTTGTAGCTCCGGCAAAGATCCTCGCTAATTTCGCAAAGGATCACGAAAACTTCAACATCAAGACCGGTTTCCTCGATGGTGCTGTTGTACCGGTATCCAAGATCGAAGAGCTGGCTAAGCTGCCGAGCAAGGAAGTGCTCATCGCACAGACCCTCTACAGCTTCAACTACCCGATTATGCAGCTGGCTATTGCGCTTAATGCAATCGCTGAGAAGGGTGAGGCAGACCAGGAAGCACTGGTTTCCACTCTGGTTGGCGCTGCAGAAGAGGCTCCGGCTGAAGAAGCAGCTGAATAA